The sequence AAAAAAGGAGATTCAAATGAAGACAACCGCTTCCACCCCTGATTATTCCCGCCATCCATGCTTTAATGCTGAGGTCAAAGGAAAATTTGGCCGAGTGCATCTTCCCGTGGCACCAAAGTGCAATATTCAGTGTAATTATTGTAACCGCAAGTATGACTGTGTAAACGAATCCCGGCCAGGTGTCACTTCCACCATTCTGTCACCGGAACAGGCTCTTGTCTACATGGATAAGGTCCTGACTGCTGAACCCCGCATCAGTGTCGCAGGTATTGCAGGTCCCGGCGATCCATTTGCCAATGCCAATGAGACCCTTGGCACCATGCAGCTTTTACGGAGACACTATCCGGATCTCATCCTCTGCCTCTCCAGCAATGGTTTGGGTTTGACTCCTCATGTGGATGAGGTTGCCGATATCGGTGTTTCCCATGTCACCGTGACAGTGAATGGCATCGATCCGGAAGTGACAAAGAATATATACAGCTTTGTCCGCGATGGGAAAATCATCTATCGCGGCTTGCAAGCTGCTGAACTTCTTCTAGCCAGACAGATGGCAGCTATTGAAAAGCTGAAATCCCGCGGTGTAACCGTAAAAATCAATTTTATCACCATTCCCGGAATCAATGATCATCACGCTGAAGCCACAGCAGAAACCATGGCAAAAATGGGGGTAGATCTTTTTAACTGCATGGCCATGCTCCCCAATGCAGATACACCTTTTGCAGATGTGGTGGAACCAACCAAGGCCACTATGAATGCACTGAGGAACGGCTGTGAGAGACATCTTCCTCAGATGCGCCACTGTAAGCGGTGCCGTGCTGATGCTGTTGGTTTACTTGGGAATGACAGATCAGGTGAAATGGCTGGCTGCCTCAATGCCTGTGCCACCATGCCCGCCACTCCTCCAAAGGTACGACCTTACGTCGCAGTGGCCAGCATGGAAGGAATGCTTGTCAATCAGCACCTCGGTGAAACAACCAAGTTTCTTATCTATGGAAAAGAAGATAACGGCTATACACTCGTCGAGGAACGCAAGGCTCCACCCGTTGGTGGAGGGATTGGGCGCTGGGAGGCACTTACCAGATTACTCTATGATTGTCGGGCCGTTATTGTCAGTGACATGGGAGAATCTCCCAGGGAAGTCTTTAAGAGGGCTGGCATCGATCCTATTACCATGTCCGGTTTTATTGAAGCGGGACTGGAGGCTGTTTATACGGGAAAAAATTTAGCTCCCTTGAAAAGAAGGGCCAAGAAAAGTTGTGGCAGCGGTGCTTGTCTAGGTACTGGCACCGGCTGTGGTTGAGTACCATTTGTATCGGACTAAAGAACATGAGGGGAGAGGGCTGACCACTCTCCTCAGTTCTTTTTTTAACCTGATTACCATCGAAACTCAGCTTTGCAACCCGAAACAACTCCTCCTCAGGCGGTTAGGCTGAGGATCAGTGGTAATCAGGTTTTTTAATGTTGCCTCATGTACGATTACCCGGAAAAAGAGGAAACAAAAGCTTACATTTCTCCCCCCCAAAAGAACTGCATAAAACCTGGATTCTACGCCAGTAGCGTATGCTCCAGCAGTATTTTACACCCAATAGTAATCAGGACAAGACCGCCTGCCAGCTCAACCTTCTCTTCAAAGATATGTCCCAGAGATGCTCCAATGTGGGCTCCCGCCAGGGAAAAAAGAAAGGTAACACATCCGATGATAAGTATCGGTTCAACGATGGCAATATCAAGAAAGGAAAATGTAAAGCCGACCACCAGGGCATCAATACTTGTTGCGATTGACAACGAAACAAGAATATAGAGTTTAAGAGGATTGGCCGTATTCTCCCCTTCTTTCAGAATGCGGGACTCATAAATCATCTTTCCTCCAATGAGGCACAGAAGAACGAAGGCAATCCAGTGATCCAGGGCGCGAAAGCTGTCATTGGCAATACTGCCAATGCTCCAGCCAACCAGTGGCATAAGCGCCTGAAAAAAGCTGAAAAAAAGAGCGATGCGCATGGCGTGGTGAAATCGCATCTTGTCAATTATCGCGCCACTGCTGACCGACACTGCAAAGGAATCAGCAGCAAGTCCTGCTGCAATAAAAACAATCTCAGCCAGATTCATATCTTCCTATCCCACATTTCTAATAGGCCAATGAGAAAAATATTTCACCCCAAACTCCCGACGGTAACGGCAGCAATAAAGGCATAACGGGCAAACTTTCCAATAAAGACGAGTACTGCAAAGAGAAAGAAGTTACATCGCAGGGAACCGGCGACCAGACAGAGTGGATCACCAATTATCGGAACCCAGGAGAGCAGGAGTGCCCAGGAACCATACCTGCGAAAGAACGCAGCAGCCCTTTCAGTCTGCTCCATATTCACCCGTAGAACCTTCTGCAGCAAGAAAGCCGAACCCCATATACCGACCCCATAGGTAGTACAAGCCCCGAGGAAATTTCCTACCGTGGCAACCGTCACCGCACTGCCCGGATCAAAAAGCTTGAGGATCAGAGCAACCAGCAGCCACTCGGAGCCCAGGGGCAGAACCGTGGCAGCAAGAAAACTCAGGACAAAAAGGGCCGGAAGGCCATTATTAAGGAGAAACAATTCCATTTCAGCCCCTTCTCTTACTTCTTCGCCTGCTGTGACAGTTCCCCAATGGCCTGTTTCACAAAGGGATATACTGTTTCTGCAATTATTGCATGTCCCTTCTCATTGGGATGAATGGTGTCAGCCTGATTGAGAGCAGCTTCACCGGCAACCTGCTGCAGGAAAAAGGGTATCAGGAGACACCCCTGTTCATGAGCAACGGATGGATAGATCTCAGCAAACTCTCTGGTATAGTCCGCACCAAGGTTCTGAACGATCTGCATGCCGGCAAGCAGTACGGTAATATCAGCTTCCTGGAGGATCTGCACGGCCTTACTGATATTCTGCCGCACCACAACGGGAGGAATACCTCGAAAGCCGTCATTGGCACCCGTTTCCAAAATAACAATTTCAGGTTTCTGAGCGACGATCCATTGCATCCGCGAGAGGGCACCGCTGCTTGTCTCACCACTGATCCCTGCATTGATCACCTGCCAGTGATATCCACCCCTGTGAAGTTTTTTCTCCATGATAGCAGGCCATGCATCCTCTTCCATCACCCCCAGTCCTGCTGTAAGACTGTCACCAACAGCAATGATAGTGCCCTTATAGCGGACAACAACAGCTGGCTTCCCGGTGTCCGTTGGATTTTCCTGCTGATCGCAACCAAGGAGGAGAAAAACACAAAACAGCCAGAAAATCATTCCGAAAATATTCCCGGCTTTGTACTTTAGTCTTATTTTCTTCATCGCTTACTCTTCCTTCTCGTCTCGAAGATAGGCAATCGGTTTCTGCTGTATAATTGAAACAGAGGCTCCAAGACCCACCGCAATAACCAGCACAAGGGTCGCTGTAATCATAAACAGGGTGCTGCCTGGTAAGAACTGGTAGCTAATGTCAAGAACCCGGCGGCAGATAAACCAGCTACCGACATGAGAAATCAGAGCTGCAAGCAGGGCACTTAGCAGTGCAATAATCAGATTTTCATAGCTGAACACCCTGAGGACAAAGGATCCCTTCGCACCTAGAATCTTAAAATAAACAGCCTCACGAATCCTGGTGAGACGGGTTGCGAAAATGGAGCTTATAAGGATCAGTACTCCGGCAACAATTGAAAATGAAGTAAAAAACTGAATAATAGATGACATTTTATGCATTATTCCACCAAGAAGTTTCACCGTGGAGCCAATATCAATAACGCTGATATTGGGTAATCTGCCAGCAAGGGTATTCTGCAACGTGCTCAGCACATCCTGCTCTATTCTGACAGCAGAGAAGATGGTCTGGGGAGCATCCTTAAGAGATCCGTCCGGAAAGACAAAGTAGAAAAATGGTCGCACCTTTGACTCGGTTCGAGTCCGCATACTTGTAACCCGCGCTTTCAAAGGAATACCCTGCACCCTGAAATGCAGCAGATCGCCAATCCGAATATTTCCATTCCTGGCAACGGTATCCAGCACAGAAACGGGCAACTCTCCACGTGCCGACAGTTCATTCACTGCAGTACCAAAAAGGCTTTTCCCCTCAAACAGCTGCTCGTCCTGAAGGAGTACGTTACGATAGGTGAGATTAAATTCACGACTCATGCTGTCCCCCCGTTTTCGTTCCCTGTCCTTCTCTCTATTGATGGCCTGATCATTGATGGCAGCAAGCCTGGCCCTGATGATCGGAAAATACTCTGCCTCTCTTCCAAGGATTTCAGCAAACTCGTTTTTCTGCTCTGACTGGATATCCAGAAAATAAGCATTGGGCAGATCAGCAGGATAAGAATCTATAAATGTGGCCCTGAGATTCTGATCGATCAGGTATATGGAAAAGATAACGGCAAGCGAAGTACTGAGGGTAACAACAAGGGCCCGGGTTGCGTTGTTTGGTCTGAACAAACCGCGCAGGGCCTGGCGGAGTGACAGCGATCGCGGTCTGCTCTTCTTCATACAAAAGAGCAGACCCTGTGTAAAGAGAGATGCCAGGCCAATAAGGATACAGATCCCCATGATGAAATACAAACCGATCTTCACCTCCTCAAGCTGCCAGATAACCAGCCCTGCAAAGAAGACAACAATCAATGCGATTATGCTGTAGTGAAGGATTCCACGCCCTCCCCTGTCAATCTCCCTGCGAAAGATATAGGCAGGTTTTAAATTTCTGAGACGCAGCAGGGGAAGAAGGGAAAACAGGGTCACAACAACCATCCCGAGGGCAAGGCCCTCAAGGACAGCACTCCAGGAAATCGTCAGACTGACGCTGGCCGGCAGTATGCCTCCAAAGAGAATGGGGAAGTAAAGTTGCAGCAGGGAGCTCAGGGTAAGGCCCACAAGCGTCCCCGCTGTGCCGAGCAGCATAACCATGGCCGTAAAGTGGCTGATAATAAAGCGGTTTGTTGCACCAACTGACTTCATTATTGCAATGGTATACTCACTGTCACGAAACACTGCATACAGTGATGTCTGGATACCTATACCGGCCAACACCAAAGTAAAGAGGCCGACAAGGTTGAGGAAGAAGAGGAGGTTGCTGAAAAAACGCTTAATTCGTGAATTATCGGTCTTGAAGGTTGTAACGCTTTCCTGGGGAACAAGCGCTTTTTCTGTAAATTCCCCAACAAGCTTCTCAACCCGAGCAGCATCAGCCACTTTCAGCAGATACTTGAACTGTATTCTGCTGCCTTTTTTGATAAGATCAAGCTTTTCCAGGTCGGCAGCGGCTATAAAGATCCGCGGTCCAAAGGAAAAAAAAGAAACCGGTCGGTC comes from Desulfocapsa sulfexigens DSM 10523 and encodes:
- the nifB gene encoding nitrogenase cofactor biosynthesis protein NifB, coding for MKTTASTPDYSRHPCFNAEVKGKFGRVHLPVAPKCNIQCNYCNRKYDCVNESRPGVTSTILSPEQALVYMDKVLTAEPRISVAGIAGPGDPFANANETLGTMQLLRRHYPDLILCLSSNGLGLTPHVDEVADIGVSHVTVTVNGIDPEVTKNIYSFVRDGKIIYRGLQAAELLLARQMAAIEKLKSRGVTVKINFITIPGINDHHAEATAETMAKMGVDLFNCMAMLPNADTPFADVVEPTKATMNALRNGCERHLPQMRHCKRCRADAVGLLGNDRSGEMAGCLNACATMPATPPKVRPYVAVASMEGMLVNQHLGETTKFLIYGKEDNGYTLVEERKAPPVGGGIGRWEALTRLLYDCRAVIVSDMGESPREVFKRAGIDPITMSGFIEAGLEAVYTGKNLAPLKRRAKKSCGSGACLGTGTGCG
- a CDS encoding manganese efflux pump MntP, which translates into the protein MNLAEIVFIAAGLAADSFAVSVSSGAIIDKMRFHHAMRIALFFSFFQALMPLVGWSIGSIANDSFRALDHWIAFVLLCLIGGKMIYESRILKEGENTANPLKLYILVSLSIATSIDALVVGFTFSFLDIAIVEPILIIGCVTFLFSLAGAHIGASLGHIFEEKVELAGGLVLITIGCKILLEHTLLA
- a CDS encoding YqaA family protein; the protein is MELFLLNNGLPALFVLSFLAATVLPLGSEWLLVALILKLFDPGSAVTVATVGNFLGACTTYGVGIWGSAFLLQKVLRVNMEQTERAAAFFRRYGSWALLLSWVPIIGDPLCLVAGSLRCNFFLFAVLVFIGKFARYAFIAAVTVGSLG
- a CDS encoding arylesterase translates to MKKIRLKYKAGNIFGMIFWLFCVFLLLGCDQQENPTDTGKPAVVVRYKGTIIAVGDSLTAGLGVMEEDAWPAIMEKKLHRGGYHWQVINAGISGETSSGALSRMQWIVAQKPEIVILETGANDGFRGIPPVVVRQNISKAVQILQEADITVLLAGMQIVQNLGADYTREFAEIYPSVAHEQGCLLIPFFLQQVAGEAALNQADTIHPNEKGHAIIAETVYPFVKQAIGELSQQAKK
- a CDS encoding ABC transporter permease, which encodes MLHLRFILRQINSSRKQSLIFVACVALSLLILTSLGGFSGSVRRSMLNDARQLHGADIRLESHYPLSKVLLDAVDDYEEQGVLQAALVNTFYSMASSQRSEKSVLSGLKVVEKGYPFYGRVELLSGREFSTVLREGLIIVEQLLLDRLQVEIGESLQIGSATLKIADVITHEPDRPVSFFSFGPRIFIAAADLEKLDLIKKGSRIQFKYLLKVADAARVEKLVGEFTEKALVPQESVTTFKTDNSRIKRFFSNLLFFLNLVGLFTLVLAGIGIQTSLYAVFRDSEYTIAIMKSVGATNRFIISHFTAMVMLLGTAGTLVGLTLSSLLQLYFPILFGGILPASVSLTISWSAVLEGLALGMVVVTLFSLLPLLRLRNLKPAYIFRREIDRGGRGILHYSIIALIVVFFAGLVIWQLEEVKIGLYFIMGICILIGLASLFTQGLLFCMKKSRPRSLSLRQALRGLFRPNNATRALVVTLSTSLAVIFSIYLIDQNLRATFIDSYPADLPNAYFLDIQSEQKNEFAEILGREAEYFPIIRARLAAINDQAINREKDRERKRGDSMSREFNLTYRNVLLQDEQLFEGKSLFGTAVNELSARGELPVSVLDTVARNGNIRIGDLLHFRVQGIPLKARVTSMRTRTESKVRPFFYFVFPDGSLKDAPQTIFSAVRIEQDVLSTLQNTLAGRLPNISVIDIGSTVKLLGGIMHKMSSIIQFFTSFSIVAGVLILISSIFATRLTRIREAVYFKILGAKGSFVLRVFSYENLIIALLSALLAALISHVGSWFICRRVLDISYQFLPGSTLFMITATLVLVIAVGLGASVSIIQQKPIAYLRDEKEE